In one Pseudomonas sp. 31-12 genomic region, the following are encoded:
- a CDS encoding heavy metal response regulator transcription factor: protein MRVLIIEDEEKTADYLHRGLTEQGYTVDLARDGVEGLHLALESDYAVIVLDVMLPGLDGFGVLRALRARKQTPVIMLTARERVEDRIRGLRDGADDYLGKPFSFLELVARLQALTRRSGGHEPVQVSIADLWIDLISRKATRAGTRLDLTAKEFSLLSVLARRQGEILSKTAIAEMVWDINFDSDANVVEVAIKRLRAKLDGPFDEKLLHTIRGMGYVLESRGVQ from the coding sequence ATGCGCGTTCTGATTATCGAAGATGAAGAAAAAACCGCGGACTACTTGCACCGCGGCCTGACGGAACAGGGTTACACCGTGGACCTGGCGCGTGACGGCGTCGAAGGCCTGCACCTGGCGCTGGAAAGCGACTACGCGGTGATCGTCCTCGACGTCATGCTGCCGGGCCTCGATGGCTTCGGCGTACTGCGCGCGCTGCGTGCGCGCAAGCAAACCCCGGTGATCATGCTCACCGCCCGCGAGCGTGTCGAAGACCGCATCAGAGGCCTGCGCGACGGTGCCGACGATTACCTCGGCAAACCGTTTTCTTTCCTTGAACTGGTCGCGCGACTGCAAGCGTTGACCCGGCGCAGTGGCGGCCATGAACCGGTGCAAGTGAGCATCGCCGATCTGTGGATAGATTTGATCAGCCGCAAGGCCACCCGTGCCGGCACCCGTCTGGACCTGACCGCCAAGGAGTTCTCGCTGCTCAGCGTGCTGGCCCGTCGGCAGGGTGAAATCCTCTCGAAAACGGCGATTGCCGAAATGGTCTGGGACATCAATTTCGACAGCGACGCCAACGTCGTCGAAGTCGCGATCAAACGCCTGCGGGCCAAACTCGACGGGCCGTTCGACGAAAAACTGCTGCACACGATCCGTGGCATGGGTTATGTGCTGGAGAGCCGCGGTGTCCAGTAA
- a CDS encoding heavy metal sensor histidine kinase: MSSNSIALRLSGMFTLVALLVFLLIGWALYQQVDKGLGLLPEAELDARYSVLESTVGRYGTPEHWVKINNKLKLLGEEDKRISFWIISGDPHYEYGNLTPQIRAFAEGPLGMRDMLPDQPYPLKVLVSQFPAKDQRPPLRFMIGIDTETFLQTQHHLLIALISLAIVGVLLASALGYWVARIGLKPLIKLSQEAQRLAPPLRSGRLRLSPLPPELNQFVNSFNSTLERVEQAYSRLESFNADVAHELRSPLTNLIGQTQVALTRGRSAEHYFEVLQSNLEELERLRSIINDMLFLASADQGSKATKLTSTSLADEVATTLEYLDFILEDAQVQVQVSGDAQVRIEIAHLRRALINLLSNAVQHTGPGQVIEVRIEVEDHQVSIGVANPGSPIASEHLPRLFERFYRVDASRSNSGNNHGLGLAIVKAIALMHGGDVFVRSDHGMNTFGIHLPV; encoded by the coding sequence GTGTCCAGTAATTCGATTGCCCTGCGCCTCAGCGGCATGTTCACGCTGGTGGCGCTTCTGGTGTTTCTGTTGATCGGCTGGGCCTTGTACCAGCAGGTCGATAAGGGCCTGGGTTTGCTGCCAGAGGCGGAGCTGGATGCGCGTTACAGCGTGCTCGAATCCACCGTCGGGCGTTACGGCACACCCGAGCATTGGGTGAAGATCAACAACAAGCTCAAGTTGCTCGGTGAAGAAGACAAGCGCATCAGTTTCTGGATCATCAGCGGCGATCCGCACTATGAATACGGCAACCTGACGCCGCAAATCCGCGCCTTCGCCGAAGGGCCGCTGGGGATGCGCGACATGTTGCCGGACCAGCCTTATCCGCTGAAAGTGTTGGTGAGCCAGTTCCCGGCCAAGGACCAACGTCCGCCGCTGCGCTTCATGATCGGCATCGACACCGAGACGTTTCTCCAGACCCAGCATCATCTGCTGATCGCGCTGATCAGCCTGGCGATTGTCGGTGTGTTGCTGGCGTCGGCGCTGGGTTATTGGGTGGCGCGCATTGGTCTCAAACCGTTGATCAAGTTGTCGCAGGAAGCCCAGCGACTGGCGCCGCCGTTGCGTTCCGGGCGCTTGCGCTTATCGCCTTTGCCGCCGGAGCTGAATCAATTCGTCAATTCGTTCAACTCGACCCTGGAGCGGGTCGAACAGGCCTATTCGCGCCTTGAGTCGTTCAACGCCGACGTCGCCCATGAACTGCGCTCGCCCCTGACCAACCTGATCGGCCAGACCCAGGTCGCACTGACCCGTGGACGCTCGGCGGAACACTACTTCGAAGTGTTGCAATCGAACCTTGAAGAACTGGAGCGGCTGCGTTCGATCATCAATGACATGCTGTTTCTTGCCAGCGCGGATCAGGGCAGCAAGGCGACCAAACTGACCTCCACCTCGCTGGCCGATGAAGTGGCGACGACGTTGGAGTATCTGGATTTCATTCTGGAGGACGCGCAGGTTCAGGTGCAGGTCAGTGGTGATGCGCAGGTGCGGATCGAAATTGCTCATCTGCGCCGGGCGTTGATCAATTTGCTGAGCAATGCGGTGCAGCACACCGGGCCTGGGCAAGTGATCGAGGTGCGAATCGAGGTTGAGGATCATCAGGTCAGTATCGGCGTAGCCAACCCCGGGTCGCCGATTGCCAGCGAGCATCTGCCGCGCTTGTTCGAGCGCTTTTATCGGGTGGATGCCTCGCGCAGTAACAGTGGCAACAACCACGGGTTAGGGCTGGCAATCGTCAAGGCGATTGCGCTGATGCATGGCGGGGATGTGTTTGTGCGCAGTGATCACGGCATGAATACCTTCGGCATCCACCTCCCGGTCTGA
- a CDS encoding OprD family porin, producing MRFPLRCTPLFIAIAATMPPAAHAADAADAADESSHEGFVQGSSLNLNARNYYMNRNRLQQADDNIEWGQGFLGIFESGFTQGTVGFGVDAHAMLGLKLDGGGGTDGSSILPIGDGNGKAPGSFSTAGGTLKMRAFDTELKAGDLFLANPVIAGGETRMLPQTFRGVSLTNHSFDGFLIEGGQASFTKPYNQSGHTRIGTSYGSLADGDDSQHLNWAGVAWSGLPGLTSSLYASELKDIWNQYYYDLDYTYALNDLVSLNPGLHFYHTQDTGDALLGNIDNNTYSLHFTVGVGFHSVTAAYQRVNGNTPFDYISQGDSVFLDNSQQYSDFNGPNERSWKLKYAYDFAGLGLPGLTSALSYSRGELDLTKVDPDSHGYASWYSADGKNAKHWERDVDLKYVVQGGKAKDLAVRLQWATNRGGNGYGALDQDTDEYRVIVDYPLNVF from the coding sequence GTGCGTTTCCCTCTCCGCTGCACCCCGCTGTTCATTGCAATCGCTGCAACGATGCCCCCCGCCGCCCACGCCGCCGACGCCGCCGACGCCGCCGACGAATCCAGCCATGAAGGTTTTGTGCAAGGTTCGAGCCTCAACCTCAATGCCCGTAACTACTACATGAACCGCAACCGCCTGCAGCAGGCGGACGACAACATCGAATGGGGCCAGGGTTTCCTCGGCATCTTTGAATCGGGTTTCACCCAAGGCACCGTCGGCTTCGGCGTTGATGCCCACGCCATGCTCGGGCTCAAGCTCGACGGCGGTGGCGGCACGGATGGCTCAAGCATCCTGCCGATCGGCGATGGCAACGGCAAAGCGCCGGGGTCGTTCTCGACCGCAGGGGGAACGTTGAAAATGCGCGCCTTTGATACCGAGTTGAAGGCCGGCGACCTGTTCCTCGCCAACCCGGTGATTGCCGGCGGTGAAACCCGCATGCTGCCGCAGACCTTTCGTGGCGTCAGCCTGACCAACCACAGCTTCGACGGCTTCCTGATCGAAGGTGGCCAGGCGAGCTTCACCAAGCCGTACAACCAGAGCGGTCACACGCGCATCGGCACTTCCTACGGCAGCCTGGCGGACGGTGACGACAGTCAGCACCTGAACTGGGCCGGCGTGGCCTGGAGCGGTCTGCCGGGATTGACCAGCAGCCTGTATGCGTCCGAACTCAAGGACATCTGGAACCAGTACTACTACGACCTGGATTACACCTACGCGCTGAACGACCTGGTCAGCCTCAACCCGGGCCTGCACTTCTATCACACGCAAGACACCGGTGATGCGCTGCTGGGCAACATCGACAACAACACCTACAGCCTGCATTTCACCGTCGGCGTGGGCTTTCACAGCGTTACGGCGGCGTATCAGCGGGTCAACGGCAACACGCCGTTCGACTACATCAGCCAGGGCGACAGCGTGTTCCTCGACAACTCCCAGCAGTATTCGGACTTCAACGGCCCGAACGAGCGCTCGTGGAAGCTCAAGTACGCCTACGACTTTGCCGGCCTCGGCCTGCCCGGCCTGACCTCGGCACTGTCGTACTCCCGGGGCGAACTGGACTTGACCAAAGTCGATCCGGACAGCCACGGTTACGCCTCGTGGTACAGCGCCGACGGCAAAAATGCCAAGCACTGGGAGCGTGACGTCGATCTGAAGTACGTGGTCCAGGGCGGCAAGGCCAAGGATCTGGCGGTACGCCTGCAATGGGCTACCAACCGTGGCGGCAATGGCTACGGCGCGCTGGATCAAGACACCGATGAATACCGGGTGATCGTCGACTACCCGCTGAATGTCTTCTAA
- a CDS encoding sensor domain-containing diguanylate cyclase produces the protein MSVSSVKSQDPIGSTRSERLLILGSMLLVVAILSIVTFLLIRERANAELSATRAANNIVQLIDADVLRNVELYDISLLGLIAASRREDLKSVSPAIRHMAYFDRATAAPYKGNILLLDNKGDVIADSASVEPRQGNYADREYFQSHVNNPDPGMFISPPFRARAPEQDWRISFSRRVSGSQGEFLGVAEAAMRLSYFDQLFNSLSIGRDSTVNLISKNGILLAQQPRLAEELVGKDFSNRPNFQRIVKEGNGSFTSMSDLYRDKRLYTFSKVGNLPLIVVVALSSNEVFAAWKRTAVVVSSATMALCVSLLWLTWLLRRELRRRHHAEHELAQLAATDALTGLANRRTLDQALRHEWFRAQRSGMPLSVMMIDADHFKAFNDRHGHQAGDQALRSLANVISANVRRPADLAARYGGEEFSVILAETDSAGARQLAENIRKAVEQLPMVEGAESPMTVSIGISTWTTATDISLESLLFAADKALYQAKEGGRNRVVASV, from the coding sequence ATGAGTGTGAGCAGTGTGAAATCTCAAGATCCGATCGGCTCGACACGATCGGAGCGACTTCTTATTCTCGGCAGTATGCTGTTGGTGGTTGCGATACTCAGCATCGTGACCTTCCTGCTGATCCGTGAACGCGCCAATGCCGAGTTGTCCGCCACTCGCGCCGCCAACAACATCGTGCAATTGATCGACGCCGATGTGCTGCGCAATGTCGAACTCTATGATATTTCCCTGCTGGGTTTGATCGCCGCCTCCCGGCGAGAAGACCTCAAGAGCGTTTCTCCAGCCATTCGCCATATGGCCTATTTCGACCGCGCCACTGCCGCGCCGTACAAGGGCAACATTTTGTTGCTCGACAACAAGGGAGACGTGATCGCCGACTCGGCTTCGGTGGAGCCCAGGCAAGGCAACTACGCCGACCGCGAATACTTCCAGTCTCACGTGAACAACCCGGACCCGGGCATGTTCATCAGCCCCCCCTTCAGGGCCAGGGCGCCAGAACAGGATTGGCGTATCAGTTTCAGTCGACGGGTGAGCGGGTCCCAGGGTGAGTTTCTGGGGGTCGCCGAAGCCGCCATGCGCTTGAGTTACTTCGATCAGTTGTTCAACAGTTTAAGCATCGGCCGCGACAGCACGGTCAATCTGATCAGCAAGAACGGGATTCTCCTGGCCCAGCAACCCCGTCTGGCCGAAGAGCTGGTCGGCAAGGATTTCAGCAACCGCCCCAATTTCCAGCGCATCGTCAAAGAAGGCAACGGCAGCTTCACCAGCATGTCCGATCTATACCGTGACAAGCGCCTGTATACCTTCTCCAAGGTCGGAAATTTGCCATTGATCGTCGTCGTTGCGCTGTCCAGTAATGAAGTCTTTGCGGCCTGGAAGCGCACGGCGGTGGTGGTCAGCTCTGCAACCATGGCCTTGTGCGTGAGCCTGCTGTGGCTGACATGGTTGCTTCGCCGGGAACTGCGTCGGCGACACCACGCCGAACACGAGTTGGCGCAACTGGCCGCCACCGACGCGTTGACCGGCCTGGCCAACCGCCGAACACTGGATCAGGCCCTGCGCCACGAATGGTTTCGTGCCCAACGTTCCGGCATGCCGTTGTCGGTGATGATGATCGATGCCGATCACTTCAAGGCGTTCAACGACCGCCATGGCCATCAAGCCGGCGACCAAGCACTGCGCTCGTTGGCCAATGTCATCAGCGCTAACGTCCGACGACCGGCGGACCTGGCTGCCCGTTACGGCGGCGAGGAGTTTTCGGTGATCTTGGCGGAAACCGATAGCGCGGGTGCGCGGCAGCTTGCCGAAAACATCCGCAAGGCGGTTGAGCAGTTGCCGATGGTTGAGGGCGCCGAGTCGCCGATGACTGTCAGTATCGGGATCAGCACCTGGACGACAGCGACAGATATCAGCCTGGAGAGTTTGCTGTTCGCAGCGGACAAGGCGCTGTATCAGGCGAAGGAAGGTGGTCGGAATCGGGTTGTGGCTTCTGTCTGA
- the lpxC gene encoding UDP-3-O-acyl-N-acetylglucosamine deacetylase codes for MIKQRTLKNIIRATGVGLHSGEKVYLTLKPAPIDTGIVFVRADLDPVVQIPARAENVGETTMSTTLVSGDTKVDTVEHLLSAMAGLGIDNAYVELSASEVPIMDGSAGPFVFLIQSAGLEEQDAAKKFIRILREVTVEDGDKRATFVPFEGFKVSFEIDFDHPVFRDRTQSASVDFSSTSFVKEVSRARTFGFMSDIEYLRKHNLALGGSVENAIVVDADGVLNEDGLRYEDEFVKHKILDAIGDLYLLGNSLIGEFKGFKSGHALNNQLLRKLIEQTDAWEVVTFEDASTAPISYMRPVAAV; via the coding sequence ATGATTAAACAACGCACACTGAAAAATATTATCCGTGCTACAGGTGTAGGCCTGCACTCCGGGGAAAAGGTATACCTGACCCTCAAGCCCGCACCTATCGACACCGGCATTGTGTTTGTTCGTGCCGACCTCGATCCGGTCGTGCAGATTCCTGCCCGCGCGGAAAACGTTGGTGAAACCACGATGTCGACCACATTGGTCAGTGGTGACACCAAAGTGGATACGGTGGAGCACTTGCTCTCGGCCATGGCTGGCCTGGGCATCGATAACGCCTACGTCGAGCTCTCCGCGTCTGAAGTCCCGATCATGGATGGTAGCGCTGGACCCTTCGTATTTCTGATTCAGTCGGCGGGCCTGGAAGAACAGGACGCCGCCAAGAAGTTCATCCGGATCTTGCGGGAAGTGACAGTGGAAGACGGCGACAAGCGCGCCACTTTCGTCCCTTTCGAAGGTTTCAAAGTGAGCTTCGAGATCGATTTCGATCACCCGGTTTTCCGTGACCGCACACAAAGTGCAAGCGTGGATTTTTCCAGTACTTCGTTCGTAAAAGAAGTCAGCCGCGCCCGTACCTTTGGTTTCATGAGTGACATCGAGTACCTGCGCAAGCACAACCTCGCACTCGGCGGCAGCGTTGAAAACGCTATTGTGGTCGACGCGGATGGTGTACTGAACGAAGACGGCCTTCGCTATGAAGACGAATTCGTGAAGCACAAGATCCTCGATGCAATTGGTGACCTCTACCTGCTGGGCAATAGCCTGATTGGTGAGTTCAAGGGCTTCAAGTCCGGACATGCATTGAACAACCAGCTGCTGCGCAAGTTGATTGAGCAGACAGATGCTTGGGAAGTCGTGACTTTCGAAGACGCCAGCACAGCACCGATCTCTTACATGCGTCCCGTTGCGGCCGTGTAA
- the ftsZ gene encoding cell division protein FtsZ — protein sequence MFELVDNIPASPVIKVIGVGGGGGNAVNHMVKSNIEGVEFICANTDAQALKSIGARTILQLGTGVTKGLGAGANPEVGRQAALEDRERIAEVLQGTNMVFITTGMGGGTGTGAAPIIAEVAKEMGILTVAVVTRPFPFEGRKRMQIADEGIRLLSESVDSLITIPNEKLLTILGKDASLLSAFAKADDVLAGAVRGISDIIKRPGMINVDFADVRTVMSEMGMAMMGTGCASGPNRAREATEAAIRNPLLEDVNLQGARGILVNITAGPDLSLGEYSDVGSIIEAFASEHAMVKVGTVIDPDMRDELHVTVVATGLGAKIEKPVKVIDNTVHTSMASQPQQSAPARQEQPAVNYRDLDRPTVMRNQAQAGAATAAKMNPQDDLDYLDIPAFLRRQAD from the coding sequence ATGTTCGAACTCGTAGACAACATCCCCGCAAGCCCGGTAATCAAAGTTATCGGTGTTGGCGGAGGCGGCGGCAACGCTGTCAACCACATGGTCAAGAGCAACATTGAAGGCGTTGAATTCATCTGCGCCAACACTGATGCCCAGGCGCTGAAATCCATCGGCGCGCGGACCATCCTGCAACTCGGTACCGGTGTGACCAAAGGTCTGGGCGCCGGCGCCAACCCTGAAGTAGGTCGTCAGGCCGCTCTCGAAGATCGCGAGCGCATTGCCGAAGTCCTGCAGGGCACCAATATGGTGTTCATCACCACAGGCATGGGCGGTGGTACCGGTACCGGTGCTGCGCCAATCATTGCTGAAGTGGCCAAGGAAATGGGGATTCTCACCGTTGCGGTGGTGACTCGTCCGTTCCCGTTCGAAGGCCGCAAGCGCATGCAGATCGCCGACGAAGGTATCCGTCTGCTGTCTGAAAGCGTCGACTCGTTGATCACCATTCCCAACGAGAAACTGCTGACCATCCTTGGCAAGGACGCAAGCCTGCTGTCCGCGTTCGCCAAGGCTGACGATGTACTGGCCGGTGCCGTTCGCGGTATCTCCGACATAATCAAACGTCCGGGCATGATCAACGTCGACTTTGCCGACGTACGCACCGTGATGAGCGAAATGGGCATGGCGATGATGGGTACTGGCTGCGCCAGCGGTCCGAACCGTGCACGTGAGGCCACCGAAGCGGCCATTCGCAACCCATTGCTCGAAGACGTGAACCTGCAAGGTGCACGCGGCATCCTGGTGAACATCACCGCCGGTCCTGACCTGTCCCTGGGTGAGTACTCCGACGTGGGTAGCATCATCGAAGCCTTCGCTTCCGAGCACGCGATGGTCAAGGTCGGTACCGTTATCGATCCGGACATGCGCGACGAGCTGCACGTGACTGTGGTTGCCACGGGTCTGGGCGCAAAAATCGAGAAGCCTGTGAAGGTCATCGACAACACCGTTCACACCTCGATGGCTTCGCAGCCGCAACAATCGGCGCCCGCTCGTCAGGAACAACCGGCGGTAAACTACCGTGATCTGGACCGTCCGACCGTCATGCGCAACCAGGCTCAGGCCGGTGCTGCGACTGCCGCGAAGATGAATCCGCAAGATGATCTGGATTACCTGGACATCCCGGCTTTCCTGCGTCGTCAGGCTGATTGA
- the ftsA gene encoding cell division protein FtsA, translating to MANVQSGKMIVGLDIGTSKVVALVGEVSDDGTLEIVGIGTHPSRGLKKGVVVNIESTVQSIQRAIEEAQLMAGCRIHSAFVGVAGNHIRSLNSHGIVAIRDREVSSADLERVLDAAQAVAIPADQRVLHTLPQDYVIDNQEGVREPLGMSGVRLEAKVHVVTCAVNAAQNIEKCVRRCGLEIDDIILEQLASAYSVLTDDEKELGVCLVDIGGGTTDIAIFTEGAIRHTAVIPIAGDQVTNDIAMALRTPTQYAEEIKIRYACALAKLAGAGETIKVPSVGDRPPRELSRQALAEVVEPRYDELFTLIQAELRRSGYEDLIPAGIVLTGGTSKMEGAVELAEEIFHMPVRLGVPHGVKGLDDVVRNPIYSTGVGLLMYGLQKQSDGISFSGISSRDSYSNEEPKVALLDRFKSWVQGNF from the coding sequence ATGGCAAACGTGCAAAGCGGCAAAATGATCGTCGGTCTCGATATCGGCACCTCCAAGGTGGTGGCGCTGGTCGGCGAGGTCTCGGACGACGGCACGCTGGAAATCGTCGGGATCGGCACTCATCCGTCCCGTGGCCTGAAGAAAGGCGTGGTGGTGAACATCGAGTCCACCGTGCAATCGATCCAGCGCGCGATCGAAGAAGCGCAGCTGATGGCCGGTTGCCGGATCCACTCGGCGTTCGTCGGCGTGGCGGGCAATCACATCCGCAGCCTGAACTCCCACGGCATCGTGGCGATTCGTGATCGCGAAGTCAGCTCCGCCGACCTTGAGCGCGTCCTCGATGCTGCCCAGGCCGTGGCGATCCCGGCTGACCAGCGCGTGCTGCACACCTTGCCGCAGGATTACGTGATCGATAACCAGGAAGGCGTCCGTGAGCCGCTGGGCATGTCGGGCGTGCGTCTGGAAGCCAAAGTTCATGTGGTGACTTGCGCCGTCAACGCTGCACAAAACATTGAAAAATGCGTGCGTCGCTGCGGCCTGGAAATCGACGACATCATTCTCGAGCAACTGGCTTCGGCCTATTCGGTCCTGACCGACGACGAGAAAGAGCTGGGCGTATGCCTGGTCGACATCGGCGGCGGCACCACCGACATCGCGATCTTCACCGAAGGCGCGATCCGTCACACCGCTGTGATCCCGATTGCGGGCGATCAGGTGACCAACGACATCGCCATGGCGTTGCGCACCCCGACCCAGTACGCCGAAGAAATCAAGATTCGCTACGCCTGCGCCCTGGCCAAACTGGCCGGTGCCGGTGAAACCATCAAGGTGCCAAGCGTTGGCGACCGTCCACCGCGCGAGCTGTCCCGCCAGGCTCTGGCCGAAGTGGTCGAGCCGCGTTACGACGAACTGTTCACGCTGATCCAGGCCGAACTGCGCCGCAGCGGCTACGAAGACCTTATCCCGGCCGGCATCGTGCTGACCGGCGGTACCTCGAAAATGGAAGGCGCGGTCGAACTGGCCGAAGAGATCTTCCACATGCCGGTCCGCCTGGGCGTGCCTCACGGCGTCAAGGGCCTGGACGATGTGGTGCGCAACCCGATTTATTCCACGGGCGTTGGCCTGTTGATGTACGGCCTGCAGAAGCAGTCCGACGGGATTTCGTTCTCGGGCATCAGCAGCCGCGACAGCTACAGCAATGAAGAACCGAAAGTCGCCTTGCTCGATCGCTTCAAGAGCTGGGTACAAGGCAACTTCTGA
- a CDS encoding cell division protein FtsQ/DivIB, which yields MQGAQLRHQPPPAPGRKPVPRGASRMVAKEPMSARLPKANFGFLKSLFWPVLLVALGFGTYEGAQRLLPYADRPISKIAVQGDLSYISQQAVQQRIAPYVASSFFTIDLASMRTELETMPWIAHAEVRRVWPDQVVIRLEEQLPVARWGDESLLNNQGQAFTPRELANYEHLPQLFGPQRAQQQVMQQYQVLSQMLRPLGFSIARLELRERGSWFLTTGAGSAGPGIELLLGRGKLVEKMRRFIAIYDKTLKEQITNIARIDLRYANGLAVGWREPVAPTTAQPAVAKN from the coding sequence ATGCAAGGCGCACAGCTGAGACATCAGCCCCCTCCAGCACCCGGCCGCAAGCCGGTGCCTCGGGGTGCCAGCCGAATGGTGGCTAAAGAGCCGATGTCTGCGCGCCTGCCGAAAGCCAATTTTGGTTTTCTGAAAAGCCTGTTCTGGCCGGTGCTGTTGGTGGCGCTGGGGTTCGGCACTTACGAAGGCGCGCAGCGTTTGCTGCCGTACGCCGACCGGCCGATCAGCAAAATCGCGGTGCAGGGCGACTTGAGTTACATCAGCCAGCAAGCGGTGCAGCAGCGGATCGCCCCGTACGTGGCGTCGAGCTTCTTCACCATCGACCTTGCGAGCATGCGCACCGAGCTTGAAACGATGCCATGGATTGCCCACGCCGAAGTGCGCAGGGTGTGGCCGGATCAAGTGGTGATCCGCCTGGAAGAACAACTGCCGGTGGCACGTTGGGGCGATGAATCGCTGTTGAACAACCAGGGTCAGGCGTTCACCCCGCGTGAGCTGGCGAACTACGAACACTTGCCACAGCTGTTCGGCCCACAACGGGCTCAACAGCAGGTAATGCAGCAATACCAGGTGCTGAGCCAGATGCTCAGGCCGTTGGGCTTCTCGATTGCACGCCTGGAATTGCGTGAACGAGGCAGCTGGTTCCTGACCACCGGAGCCGGCAGTGCGGGCCCGGGGATCGAACTGCTGCTGGGACGCGGCAAGCTGGTGGAAAAGATGCGCCGCTTCATTGCCATCTACGACAAGACGCTTAAAGAACAGATTACGAACATTGCGCGCATCGATCTGCGCTACGCCAACGGCCTCGCTGTTGGCTGGCGGGAACCTGTAGCGCCCACGACAGCCCAACCCGCTGTCGCGAAGAATTAA
- a CDS encoding D-alanine--D-alanine ligase, whose translation MTAAYANLVSTIAPKDFGRVAVLFGGKSAEREVSLKSGNAVLDALLSAGVDAFGLDVGDDLLQRLLNEKIDRAFIILHGRGGEDGSMQGLLECLGIPYTGSGILASALAMDKLRTKQVWHSLGIPTPRHAVLSSEADCISAATELGFPLIVKPAHEGSSIGMAKVTSASELIDAWKAASTYDSQVLVEQWIQGPEFTIATLRDQVLPPIALGTTHSFYDYDAKYVASDTQYRIPCGLDSNKEKELMDLTAKACEALGIAGWGRADVMQDADGQFWFLEVNTAPGMTDHSLVPMAARAAGLDFQQLVLAILAASIEPRG comes from the coding sequence ATGACTGCTGCATACGCCAACCTCGTCTCCACGATCGCGCCGAAAGACTTCGGCCGCGTCGCCGTGCTGTTCGGCGGCAAGAGTGCCGAGCGTGAAGTGTCCCTGAAGTCGGGCAACGCTGTACTCGACGCACTGCTGAGCGCCGGTGTGGATGCGTTCGGCCTCGACGTGGGCGATGACCTTCTGCAGCGTTTGCTGAACGAAAAAATCGATCGCGCCTTCATCATTCTCCACGGCCGTGGCGGTGAAGACGGCAGCATGCAGGGCCTGTTGGAATGCCTGGGTATTCCGTACACCGGCAGCGGCATTCTGGCCTCGGCCCTGGCCATGGACAAGCTGCGCACCAAACAGGTCTGGCACAGCCTCGGTATTCCGACGCCACGCCATGCCGTATTGAGCTCCGAGGCCGATTGTATTTCCGCGGCGACGGAACTGGGCTTCCCTTTGATCGTCAAACCGGCCCATGAAGGTTCAAGTATCGGGATGGCCAAAGTGACCTCCGCGTCGGAGTTGATCGATGCGTGGAAAGCGGCCAGTACCTACGATTCGCAAGTGTTGGTCGAGCAATGGATTCAAGGTCCGGAGTTCACCATCGCCACCCTGCGTGACCAGGTGTTGCCTCCAATTGCCCTGGGCACGACGCACAGCTTCTACGACTACGACGCCAAGTACGTGGCTTCCGATACCCAGTACCGGATCCCGTGTGGCCTGGACAGCAACAAAGAAAAAGAACTGATGGACCTCACGGCGAAAGCCTGTGAGGCGCTGGGTATCGCCGGTTGGGGCAGGGCAGACGTGATGCAGGACGCCGACGGGCAGTTCTGGTTCCTCGAAGTCAACACCGCACCGGGCATGACCGATCACAGCCTGGTGCCGATGGCAGCGCGTGCTGCCGGTCTGGATTTCCAGCAACTGGTTCTGGCGATTCTGGCCGCAAGTATTGAGCCACGAGGGTAA